A single region of the Ptychodera flava strain L36383 chromosome 9, AS_Pfla_20210202, whole genome shotgun sequence genome encodes:
- the LOC139141159 gene encoding von Willebrand factor C and EGF domain-containing protein-like: protein MTAATLPVGVLFLFLTCVPMYFTTGSPVGTSTQDCYSGDKIYSQRSRWKADDGCNTCFCRNGRIICTLNDCAPPKSGCHSRIDGRFRESGSAYMVNDGCDMCICFNGREFCTERRCDSTDN, encoded by the exons ATGACAGCGGCGACATTGCCTGTCGGAGTTCTATTTCTGTTTCTAACTTGTGTGCCCATGTACTTCACGACG gGCTCGCCAGTCGGCACCTCCACGCAAG aTTGTTACTCCGGGGATAAAATTTACTCTCAGAGGAGCAGATGGAAAGCTGATGATGGATGCAATACTTG CTTCTGTAGAAATGGCCGGATAATATGCACTTTGAATGATTGTG CGCCACCTAAGTCAGGGTGTCACTCAAGAATCGACGGACGCTTCCGAGAGTCCGGCTCAGCTTATATGGTCAATGATGGCTGTGATATGTG TATTTGTTTCAATGGCAGAGAGTTTTGCACAGAGAGAAGGTGTG ATTCTACAGACAACTGA
- the LOC139141157 gene encoding proto-oncogene tyrosine-protein kinase receptor Ret-like isoform X2 — translation MAQSLPAKLGESDTTGHDLCDNVTGGSTYSVTIPEMSPVGTEFYRIPTIHGNASIQNRFFIDNSTNKNERFDVTDTGIVYLSGYLDYDIDQEFNLSILSLEMTTAGSNVCLKHRVYVMVEDNPAWPLYFNESCCLCRVDRARDRTQDDMHSSYIEFLIGEEAQIAIDVSTPMVWKERLYLDILNPCAADLYIYMDGLDDSLFSNYSHNITTCKCVEQSTTEEFVAGHIQVIETFDKIPIHLQNRSWFIDKRQSRTPKSQLQFVRMNFTDELLQRARDETPLRCEMRSLDSGKTFSSIVTLRVLGCPDGLYGLQCEHICICENGATCHTLDGSCKCAPGWRGPACDIRRSEVRFSAHYRELHFGEYLMLAVTGYNIQLKHDTVTWYLNGSTEFLSSSRDKPITSIDQSPNTANLFIYGVSDNYAGTYTFSVTDAEGNNFSDTTFLSFKGCKNNYFGENCDLVCNCTYGGRCDRYQGCVCPPGRTGAHCENACSPGWFGANCTSRCLCENNSTCSPMDGNCTCMAGTCGQYCDIKCRCENEEVFVCKEDVGQCTCDRSEKSTPTSENIGIITVIVSLLILISLCVGFAVSRQNGHKGFKAIVDTEFDDYIRDLFNKHPDLTELNIERDEVKIIRQIGCGEFGKIELAELRGRKGSVSVAIKSLISARCNPHSYRDFCHEITCLKRLHGHPNIIGFSGIVVIGEPKYIVVEYAARGDLLRYVQNLSKLTITFQEDCRLVQISRDITLAMQYMEEERFIHRDLACRNVFIMEDYVAKIGDFGLSRDIYETGQYCKEAWSQVQGPLPLKWMPLEFLTRGVFDKKSDVWSFGVLLWEIASLGLTPFSTVPTNMMVKFLLEGQRHRKPENCSDKMYAIMLKCWQADPEERPSAKELTDELEAFLKTKKTFFSDIAAGSIEVLGC, via the exons GCCACGACTTATGTGACAATGTGACAGGAGGAAGCACATATTCAGTGACAATACCGGAG ATGTCCCCGGTTGGTACAGAATTTTATCGAATACCAACTATTCATGGAAACGCGTCAATTCAGAATCGTTTTTTCATCGACAACAGTACAAACAAG AATGAACGGTTTGATGTGACTGACACTGGTATTGTTTATCTCTCTGGATACCTGGACTATGATATTGACCAAGAATTCAATCTAAGTATTCTTTCACTTGAAATGACA ACTGCAGGAAGTAACGTCTGTTTAAAACATCGAGTTTATGTAATGGTTGAAGATAACCCTGCTTGGCCACTTTACTTCAATGAAAGTTGCTGTTTGTGTCGTGTTGATAGGGCTAGGGATCGTACTCAGGACGACATGCAT TCTTCctatattgaatttttgatcGGAGAAGAGGCGCAAATTGCAATTGATGTATCAACTCCAATGGTCTGGAAGGAGAGATTATACCTAGATATTCTGAATCCAT GTGCGGCAGACCTGTATATTTATATGGACGGCCTGGACGATTCGCTATTCAGCAATTATTCCCATAATATCACGACCTGCAAGTGTGTTGAACAAAGCACAACCGAAGAATTTGTCGCTGGTCACATCCAAGTCATAGAG ACATTCGACAAAATACCAATACATCTTCAAAATAGAAGTTGGTTCATAGATAAGCGACAAAGTCGCACCCCAAAGTCGCAACTTCAATTTGTGAGGATGAATTTTACCGACGAACTACTACAGCGGGCACGGGATGAAACTCCTCTTCGATGCGAAATGCGGTCTCTTGATTCGGGAAAAACGTTCAGCAGCATTGTAACATTAAGAGTGCTTG GGTGTCCGGATGGATTGTATGGTCTACAGTGTGAGCATATCTGCATTTGCGAAAATGGGGCAACTTGCCACACTCTGGACGGATCTTGTAAGTGTGCTCCTGGTTGGAGAGGACCGGCATGCGATATAC GTCGCAGCGAAGTTCGATTCAGTGCACATTACAGAGAACTTCACTTCGGCGAGTATCTTATGCTAGCAGTCACTGGTTATAACATCCAGCTCAAACATGACACTGTAACCTGGTACCTGAACGGTTCAACAGAATTTTTGAGTAGCTCGAGAGACAAACCAATAACGTCAATCGATCAAAG tccgAATACAGCAAACTTATTTATATACGGTGTCAGTGATAATTATGCTGGAACATACACATTTTCTGTGACCGATGCCGAAGGCAACAACTTTTCAGATACAACATTCTTGTCTTTCAAAG GTTGCAAGAACAACTATTTCGGCGAAAATTGCGACTTGGTTTGTAACTGTACATATGGTGGCCGATGTGATCGATATCAAGGTTGCGTATGCCCACCGGGAAGGACTGGCGCTCATTGTGAAAACG CATGCTCACCGGGTTGGTTTGGTGCAAATTGTACTTCGAGGTGCCTGTGTGAAAACAATTCGACCTGCAGTCCTATGGATGGTAACTGTACATGTATGGCAGGAACGTGTGGACAGTACTGTGACATCAAGTGCAGATGTGAAAATGAGGAAGTTTTTGTCTGTAAAGAAGATGTTGGACAGTGCACATGCG ACAGATCAGAGAAGAGTACACCAACTTCGGAAAACATCGGTATAATCACTGTTATCGTGTCACTTCTAATTTTGATAAGCTTATGTGTTGGATTTGCTGTCAGTCGTCAAAATGGTCACAAGGGATTCAAGGCGATCGTTGATACAGAATTTGATGATTATATACGG GACCTATTCAATAAACATCCGGATCTCACTGAATTGAATATTGAACGTGATGAGGTAAAAATAATAAGACAAATTGGTTGTGGCGAGTTTGGAAAAATCGAATTAGCGGAGCTTCGAGGACGAAAAGGATCTGTATCTGTAGCAATTAAGTCATTAATCTCAG CACGATGCAACCCGCATTCATACCGTGACTTTTGCCATGAGATCACATGTTTGAAGAGATTGCATGGTCATCCAAATATCATAGGATTTTCCGGAATAGTTGTAATTGGCG AACCAAAGTACATCGTTGTCGAATACGCTGCGCGTGGTGACCTACTTCGTTACGTACAAAATCTAAGTAAGTTGACCATAACATTTCAAGAGGACTGCAGACTGGTACAAATATCACGAGACATAACGCTGGCCATGCAGTATATGGAAGAGGAGAGG TTTATACACCGGGACCTTGCCTGtagaaatgttttcattatGGAAGACTATGTTGCAAAGATCGGCGATTTCGGTTTGAGTCGCGACATATATGAAACGGGACAGTACTGCAAGGAGGCATGG TCACAAGTCCAAGGTCCGCTGCCTCTGAAATGGATGCCACTGGAGTTCCTAACTCGAGGAGTTTTCGACAAGAAGAGTGACGT CTGGTCATTTGGAGTTTTACTGTGGGAGATTGCGAGTCTCG GACTGACGCCTTTTTCAACTGTTCCGACAAATATGATGGTTAAATTTCTCCTGGAAGGGCAGAGACATCGAAAACCAGAAAACTGTTCAGATAAAAT GTACGCCATAATGCTGAAATGTTGGCAAGCAGATCCAGAAGAAAGGCCATCAGCAAAAGAACTGACCGATGAATTGGAGGCATTCCTGAAAACTAAAAAG acttTCTTCAGTGATATAGCCGCTGGTTCAATCGAAGTTTTGGGCTGTTAG
- the LOC139141157 gene encoding uncharacterized protein isoform X1: protein MTYLKFLVLTMLVSARFSDQSYNKDHFLHLGHDLCDNVTGGSTYSVTIPEMSPVGTEFYRIPTIHGNASIQNRFFIDNSTNKNERFDVTDTGIVYLSGYLDYDIDQEFNLSILSLEMTTAGSNVCLKHRVYVMVEDNPAWPLYFNESCCLCRVDRARDRTQDDMHSSYIEFLIGEEAQIAIDVSTPMVWKERLYLDILNPCAADLYIYMDGLDDSLFSNYSHNITTCKCVEQSTTEEFVAGHIQVIETFDKIPIHLQNRSWFIDKRQSRTPKSQLQFVRMNFTDELLQRARDETPLRCEMRSLDSGKTFSSIVTLRVLGCPDGLYGLQCEHICICENGATCHTLDGSCKCAPGWRGPACDIRRSEVRFSAHYRELHFGEYLMLAVTGYNIQLKHDTVTWYLNGSTEFLSSSRDKPITSIDQSPNTANLFIYGVSDNYAGTYTFSVTDAEGNNFSDTTFLSFKGCKNNYFGENCDLVCNCTYGGRCDRYQGCVCPPGRTGAHCENACSPGWFGANCTSRCLCENNSTCSPMDGNCTCMAGTCGQYCDIKCRCENEEVFVCKEDVGQCTCDRSEKSTPTSENIGIITVIVSLLILISLCVGFAVSRQNGHKGFKAIVDTEFDDYIRDLFNKHPDLTELNIERDEVKIIRQIGCGEFGKIELAELRGRKGSVSVAIKSLISARCNPHSYRDFCHEITCLKRLHGHPNIIGFSGIVVIGEPKYIVVEYAARGDLLRYVQNLSKLTITFQEDCRLVQISRDITLAMQYMEEERFIHRDLACRNVFIMEDYVAKIGDFGLSRDIYETGQYCKEAWSQVQGPLPLKWMPLEFLTRGVFDKKSDVWSFGVLLWEIASLGLTPFSTVPTNMMVKFLLEGQRHRKPENCSDKMYAIMLKCWQADPEERPSAKELTDELEAFLKTKKTFFSDIAAGSIEVLGC, encoded by the exons GCCACGACTTATGTGACAATGTGACAGGAGGAAGCACATATTCAGTGACAATACCGGAG ATGTCCCCGGTTGGTACAGAATTTTATCGAATACCAACTATTCATGGAAACGCGTCAATTCAGAATCGTTTTTTCATCGACAACAGTACAAACAAG AATGAACGGTTTGATGTGACTGACACTGGTATTGTTTATCTCTCTGGATACCTGGACTATGATATTGACCAAGAATTCAATCTAAGTATTCTTTCACTTGAAATGACA ACTGCAGGAAGTAACGTCTGTTTAAAACATCGAGTTTATGTAATGGTTGAAGATAACCCTGCTTGGCCACTTTACTTCAATGAAAGTTGCTGTTTGTGTCGTGTTGATAGGGCTAGGGATCGTACTCAGGACGACATGCAT TCTTCctatattgaatttttgatcGGAGAAGAGGCGCAAATTGCAATTGATGTATCAACTCCAATGGTCTGGAAGGAGAGATTATACCTAGATATTCTGAATCCAT GTGCGGCAGACCTGTATATTTATATGGACGGCCTGGACGATTCGCTATTCAGCAATTATTCCCATAATATCACGACCTGCAAGTGTGTTGAACAAAGCACAACCGAAGAATTTGTCGCTGGTCACATCCAAGTCATAGAG ACATTCGACAAAATACCAATACATCTTCAAAATAGAAGTTGGTTCATAGATAAGCGACAAAGTCGCACCCCAAAGTCGCAACTTCAATTTGTGAGGATGAATTTTACCGACGAACTACTACAGCGGGCACGGGATGAAACTCCTCTTCGATGCGAAATGCGGTCTCTTGATTCGGGAAAAACGTTCAGCAGCATTGTAACATTAAGAGTGCTTG GGTGTCCGGATGGATTGTATGGTCTACAGTGTGAGCATATCTGCATTTGCGAAAATGGGGCAACTTGCCACACTCTGGACGGATCTTGTAAGTGTGCTCCTGGTTGGAGAGGACCGGCATGCGATATAC GTCGCAGCGAAGTTCGATTCAGTGCACATTACAGAGAACTTCACTTCGGCGAGTATCTTATGCTAGCAGTCACTGGTTATAACATCCAGCTCAAACATGACACTGTAACCTGGTACCTGAACGGTTCAACAGAATTTTTGAGTAGCTCGAGAGACAAACCAATAACGTCAATCGATCAAAG tccgAATACAGCAAACTTATTTATATACGGTGTCAGTGATAATTATGCTGGAACATACACATTTTCTGTGACCGATGCCGAAGGCAACAACTTTTCAGATACAACATTCTTGTCTTTCAAAG GTTGCAAGAACAACTATTTCGGCGAAAATTGCGACTTGGTTTGTAACTGTACATATGGTGGCCGATGTGATCGATATCAAGGTTGCGTATGCCCACCGGGAAGGACTGGCGCTCATTGTGAAAACG CATGCTCACCGGGTTGGTTTGGTGCAAATTGTACTTCGAGGTGCCTGTGTGAAAACAATTCGACCTGCAGTCCTATGGATGGTAACTGTACATGTATGGCAGGAACGTGTGGACAGTACTGTGACATCAAGTGCAGATGTGAAAATGAGGAAGTTTTTGTCTGTAAAGAAGATGTTGGACAGTGCACATGCG ACAGATCAGAGAAGAGTACACCAACTTCGGAAAACATCGGTATAATCACTGTTATCGTGTCACTTCTAATTTTGATAAGCTTATGTGTTGGATTTGCTGTCAGTCGTCAAAATGGTCACAAGGGATTCAAGGCGATCGTTGATACAGAATTTGATGATTATATACGG GACCTATTCAATAAACATCCGGATCTCACTGAATTGAATATTGAACGTGATGAGGTAAAAATAATAAGACAAATTGGTTGTGGCGAGTTTGGAAAAATCGAATTAGCGGAGCTTCGAGGACGAAAAGGATCTGTATCTGTAGCAATTAAGTCATTAATCTCAG CACGATGCAACCCGCATTCATACCGTGACTTTTGCCATGAGATCACATGTTTGAAGAGATTGCATGGTCATCCAAATATCATAGGATTTTCCGGAATAGTTGTAATTGGCG AACCAAAGTACATCGTTGTCGAATACGCTGCGCGTGGTGACCTACTTCGTTACGTACAAAATCTAAGTAAGTTGACCATAACATTTCAAGAGGACTGCAGACTGGTACAAATATCACGAGACATAACGCTGGCCATGCAGTATATGGAAGAGGAGAGG TTTATACACCGGGACCTTGCCTGtagaaatgttttcattatGGAAGACTATGTTGCAAAGATCGGCGATTTCGGTTTGAGTCGCGACATATATGAAACGGGACAGTACTGCAAGGAGGCATGG TCACAAGTCCAAGGTCCGCTGCCTCTGAAATGGATGCCACTGGAGTTCCTAACTCGAGGAGTTTTCGACAAGAAGAGTGACGT CTGGTCATTTGGAGTTTTACTGTGGGAGATTGCGAGTCTCG GACTGACGCCTTTTTCAACTGTTCCGACAAATATGATGGTTAAATTTCTCCTGGAAGGGCAGAGACATCGAAAACCAGAAAACTGTTCAGATAAAAT GTACGCCATAATGCTGAAATGTTGGCAAGCAGATCCAGAAGAAAGGCCATCAGCAAAAGAACTGACCGATGAATTGGAGGCATTCCTGAAAACTAAAAAG acttTCTTCAGTGATATAGCCGCTGGTTCAATCGAAGTTTTGGGCTGTTAG